In Mytilus edulis chromosome 13, xbMytEdul2.2, whole genome shotgun sequence, a single window of DNA contains:
- the LOC139500165 gene encoding uncharacterized protein, whose translation MNISAIQTENISDWKKKLEKFYVTAAANRLIKVVKDKQCTIITGVPGSGKSAIAYHVATYMQETEGYTVVPIWLPSELIKLANSNAKQLFVFDDVFGKYSLNEFNLNCWESETRRIKMLLNNKILKVIVTCRSYLFDNVKDSLSSQSFEQFNLQSDEINLSLSERKEISKLYLIDDVLCHLNDETVMMYNFFPLLCVMFKEKNMDNADFFQNPNQFIENEIDNFKSKRDLSFISLALLVLSNNSIEKDGLQIGNDKYDRILQEVFDELDIKTYPSKTSIFLNIQHLKNMYLEETECTFCTKHDKIFDIVSHSIGNCIIRCILRHGEPAFISSRCQLISLNEQHGDCTIMIANELETMYFERILKDIENGHNWEVFASIQMKFENYRNLLIQYLGKSHKKLPSLRINYTTPLHVTAAKGYYHISKYLLEKDNKQIRSLDDKNRTPLHSASMNGHHEIAQLLLSNGAKINQSDNDKYTPLLDSCNYEYVQVVEILLKWKANVNKCDKYGWSPLHMAACDGNTDLIKLLVQHKAKVNKKMNDGMTPIFLACTENHLEAIKMLFSYKADIKICEKSGWSPLHIASDNNYKEVAAYLCDQNDEGINLPNKQGSTPLHLACQRVQ comes from the exons ATGAACATTTCAGCAATTCAAACCGAAAACATCTCAGATTGGAAAAAGAAACTGGAGAAGTTCTATGTGACTGCAGCTGCTAACAGATTAATTAAAGTGGTCAAAGACAAGCAATGCACTATTATAACAGGTGTACCTGGATCAGGCAAATCTGCAATTGCTTATCATGTAGCCACATACATGCAAGAAACAGAAGGCTACACAGTTGTACCTATATGGTTACCATCAGAACTGATAAAATTGGCAAATTCAAATGCTAaacaactttttgtttttgatgatgTTTTCGGTAAATATTCTTTGAACGAATTCAACCTAAACTGCTGGGAATCTGAGACAAGACGTATAAAGATGTTATTAAACAACAAAATCCTTAAAGTAATAGTGACATGCAGATCCTATTTATTTGACAATGTTAAAGACAGCTTATCATCTCAATCATTTGAACAATTTAACTTGCAGTCAGATGAAATAAATTTGTCCTTATCTGAAAGAAAGGAAATCAGTAAGTTGTATCTCATTGATGATGTTTTATGTCACCTGAATGACGAAACTGTTATGATGTACAACTTCTTTCCTTTGTTGTGTGTTATGTTTAAAGAAAAGAATATGGACAATGCTGATTTCTTTCAAAATCCTAATCAGTTTATAGAAAACGAAATTGACAACTTTAAAAGTAAAAGGGACTTATCGTTCATAAGTCTAGCACTCTTGGTTTTATCTAATAACTCGATCGAGAAGGACGGTCTTCAGATTGGAAATGATAAATACGATAGAATATTACAAGAAGTATTTGATGAATTAGATATCAAAACATATCCGTCGAaaacttcaatttttttaaacattcaacatttaaaaaatatgtatcttGAAGAAACAGAATGTACATTCTgtacaaaacatgataaaatttttgacattgtTTCTCATAGCATAGGAAATTGTATAATTCGTTGTATTTTAAGACATGGAGAACCGGCATTCATAAGTAGTAGGTGTCAGTTAATTTCTCTCAATGAACAACATGGCGACTGTACCATAATGATTGCAAATGAATTAGAAACAATGTATTTCGAACGTATATTGAAAGACATTGAAAATGGGCATAACTGGGAGGTTTTTGCAAGCAttcaaatgaaatttgaaaattatagaaaTTTGTTAATTCAATACTTAGGAAAGTCTCATAAGAAATTGCCTTCATTAAGAATAAATTACACAACTCCATTGCATGTCACTGCGGCCAAAGGTTATTACCATATCTCTAAATATTTACTCGAAAAAGATAATAAACAGATACGTTCACTGGATGATAAAAATAGAACTCCTTTACACAGTGCCTCCATGAATGGTCATCATGAAATTGCACAACTATTGCTCAGTAACGGTGCTAAAATTAATCAGAGTGACAATGACAAATATACTCCTCTGCTCGACAGTTGTAATTATGAATATGTACAGGTAgttgaaatattgttaaaatggAAAGCAAATGTAAATAAATGTGATAAATATGGTTGGTCTCCACTACACATGGCAGCGTGTGATGGAAATACCGACCTTATCAAACTCCTAGTTCAGCATAAGGCAAAAGTGAACAAGAAAATGAATGATGGAATGACGCCAATTTTTCTAGCTTGTACGGAAAACCATTTAGAAGCCATTAAAATGTTGTTTAGTTATAAAGCTGACATAAAGATATGTGAGAAAAGTGGATGGAGTCCATTACATATTGCTTCTGATAACAACTATAAGGAAGTAGCTGCGTATCTATGTGATCAAAATGATGAGGGAATAAACCTTCCGAATAAACAAGGCTCAACGCCATTACACCTAGCTTGTCAAAGAG TGCAATGA
- the LOC139501338 gene encoding ankyrin-1-like produces MGAIVNKVIEHGNLLLACKGRHNETALVLLENGAEVNNHDEDARNSLFIAAEDGNIDLIKILMEHDADVNFQMNNGMTPIYIACETNHLEAVKMLVKNKADINKCEETGWTPLHIASHANHTEIVAYLCENSSAVINLINKKGESPLHLACREGNKNIVELLINAGAVVNKVNGTGNSPLLLACNDRHNEITLVLLENDADVNYSDENGRTSLHSAAEDGNTNIIKILVDHDADVNFQMNNGMTPIYLACETNHLEAVKMLVKYKADINKCEETGWTPLLIASHANHHEIVAYLCENSSAEVNHSNKYGNTPLHLSCQEGNEDTVKLLLKHSASINYCDKEGFTPFHVACSEGNCNIVKLLFKDDAAVNLPDRNGRTPLYIACQTKCNDVIELLLTREVEVNNEAQVESKEGWTPLHVSASSGDLRITELLLKNNATVNLNDRNGHTPLYYATQNKFDDITELLVSHGAIFSDSDVQNTESKRRKRCSVQ; encoded by the coding sequence ATGGGCGCAATTGTTAATAAAGTTATCGAACATGGAAACTTACTTTTAGCTTGTAAAGGTCGGCATAATGAAACAGCTTTGGTATTACTTGAAAATGGCGCCGAAGTAAACAATCATGATGAAGATGCTCGAAATTCACTATTCATTGCTGCTGAAGACGGAAATATAgatcttattaaaattttgatggaacATGATGCAGATGTtaactttcaaatgaataatgGAATGACACCGATTTATATAGCTTGTGAAACTAATCATTTAGAAGCAGTTAAAATGTTGGTCAAAAATAAGGCTGACATAAACAAATGTGAGGAAACTGGATGGACTCCATTACATATTGCTTCGCATGCCAACCATACGGAAATAGTTGCGTATCTTTGTGAAAACAGTTCTGCAGTAATAAACCTTATTAACAAAAAAGGCGAATCACCATTACATTTGGCTTGTAGAGAAGGTAACAAAAATATTGTAGAACTACTAATTAATGCGGGTGCAGTAGTTAATAAAGTTAACGGAACTGGAAATTCTCCATTACTTTTAGCTTGTAACGATCGACATAATgaaataactttagtattacTTGAAAATGATGCAGATGTAAATTACAGCGATGAAAATGGCCGAACTTCACTTCACTCTGCCGCTGAAGATGGAAATACAAATATCATTAAAATTCTGGTGGACCATGATGCAGATGTAAACTTCCAAATGAATAATGGAATGACACCGATTTATTTAGCTTGTGAAACTAATCATTTAGAAGCAGTCAAAATGTTGGTCAAATATAAGGCTGACATAAACAAATGTGAGGAAACTGGATGGACTCCATTACTTATTGCTTCGCATGCCAACCATCATGAAATAGTTGCATATCTTTGTGAAAACAGTTCTGCAGAAGTAAACCATTCCAATAAATATGGTAACACACCATTGCATCTTTCTTGTCAAGAAGGTAATGAAGACACAGTAAAATTACTATTAAAACACAGTGCTTCCATTAATTATTGTGACAAGGAGGGCTTCACTCCGTTTCACGTAGCGTGTTCCGAAGGTAATTGCAATATAGTAAAACTGTTATTCAAAGATGATGCAGCAGTAAATCTCCCTGACAGAAATGGAAGAACACCTTTATATATAGCCTGTCAAACAAAATGTAATGATGTAATCGAATTGTTGCTGACACGTGAAGTAGAAGTTAATAATGAAGCCCAAGTTGAATCTAAAGAAGGCTGGACACCTTTGCATGTTTCAGCATCCTCCGGAGATTTGCGTATTACTGAATTGTTATTGAAAAATAATGCAACTGTAAATCTTAATGATCGAAACGGACATACACCTTTATATTACGCTACCCAAAATAAATTTGATGACATCACTGAGCTTCTTGTTAGCCATGGAGCCATTTTTAGCGACAGTGATGTACAAAACACAGAATCAAAAAGACGAAAACGATGTTCAGTTCAATGA